A single genomic interval of Vallitalea longa harbors:
- a CDS encoding aspartate carbamoyltransferase regulatory subunit, which yields MLKINGIKKGIVIDHIKAGSGYKIFKELKLDEADCTTALIKNAPSNKLGKKDLIKIDNVIDINLDVLGLIDPGLTITIIDDEKIVDKIKLSLPKKVVGILKCKNPRCVTTIEKNEEITFTLVNAEKKEYKCEYCDTRTSL from the coding sequence ATGTTAAAAATAAATGGTATAAAAAAAGGTATCGTCATAGACCATATAAAAGCAGGATCGGGCTATAAAATATTTAAAGAACTAAAACTAGATGAAGCAGATTGTACAACAGCCCTTATTAAAAATGCACCTTCCAATAAGTTAGGTAAAAAAGATTTGATTAAGATAGATAACGTAATCGATATTAATCTTGACGTCCTTGGATTAATCGATCCAGGCTTGACAATAACTATAATTGATGATGAAAAGATTGTTGATAAAATAAAATTATCCCTACCGAAAAAAGTTGTTGGCATATTGAAATGTAAAAATCCCAGATGTGTGACAACCATAGAGAAAAATGAAGAAATCACTTTCACTTTAGTAAATGCAGAAAAGAAAGAATATAAATGTGAGTATTGTGATACGAGAACTTCTCTATAA
- a CDS encoding glycoside hydrolase family 99-like domain-containing protein: protein MDKNNKKVYADYHGPRCTRIVDGELGHWKFSGTAKKSKVKNRTVNYNGDLILENGLNDVAAMSYPITGIQSQNDPHYIEYQILLAKAAHIDGFFVEWGFKEHRSNKELLGIMEIAKKYDFEIGINWCDAWHFYDWIEEFHTINDRQDKVNLFKESLQYLLDNVFSKKTGVTFNGHPIIFMFGGGPTVEEFKNILSEEYKIPQGLKDPWFFTRAPINGQVTENKVNYELTHTKWLDIMQGVFGWMPTRVRKGEGTKYDNWDRYAVVEDTVDYLDTLNLGQDKYEDSFKIKISSAAPGMDNRACASWDKHDLSHIPRDNGRTYEEMWKYNAVNKSDIDIVYIVSWNDYTERHQIEPTIIDGYRELLTTEKYAADFKGINQNTDGMGLPFKLFDLRKKVDLLNKVGLETICYESILDEIGIMVSKGSYVEAKLEIEGIISLLDNVLQQITIDYLEVNLPNENIISYSDEGGLYLKFKEGIAKRLRDNYYRGYISFEYFDNDNDSFLIKGTTNKEKSDNYSIIADIKKNGTNMWEKGKVQIFKENIIFNHRLNGDYDILFDNNVKVKNITFHFSIYGNSRF from the coding sequence ATGGATAAGAATAATAAAAAAGTCTATGCCGATTATCATGGACCAAGATGTACTAGGATTGTTGATGGTGAATTAGGACATTGGAAGTTTTCAGGTACTGCCAAAAAAAGCAAAGTAAAAAATAGAACAGTTAACTATAACGGAGATTTAATATTAGAGAATGGGTTAAATGATGTTGCAGCAATGTCCTATCCTATTACTGGTATACAATCTCAAAATGATCCACATTATATAGAGTACCAAATTTTACTTGCTAAAGCTGCTCATATAGATGGTTTTTTTGTAGAATGGGGGTTCAAAGAACATAGAAGCAATAAAGAATTATTAGGTATAATGGAAATTGCTAAGAAGTATGATTTCGAGATAGGTATAAATTGGTGTGATGCATGGCATTTTTATGATTGGATAGAAGAATTTCATACCATAAATGATAGACAAGATAAGGTAAATCTATTTAAAGAATCTCTTCAATATTTATTAGATAATGTATTCAGTAAAAAAACAGGTGTAACATTTAATGGACATCCAATAATCTTCATGTTCGGTGGAGGTCCTACTGTTGAAGAATTTAAAAACATATTGAGTGAAGAATATAAAATTCCACAAGGGTTGAAAGATCCTTGGTTTTTCACTAGAGCACCCATCAATGGTCAGGTTACAGAAAACAAGGTTAATTATGAATTAACACATACGAAATGGCTAGACATAATGCAGGGAGTTTTCGGATGGATGCCAACTAGAGTCAGAAAAGGAGAAGGTACCAAGTATGATAACTGGGATAGATACGCAGTGGTAGAAGATACAGTAGATTATTTAGATACCTTGAACTTAGGACAAGATAAGTACGAAGATTCTTTTAAAATAAAAATAAGCAGTGCAGCACCAGGTATGGACAATAGAGCCTGTGCATCATGGGATAAGCATGATTTGTCTCACATACCTAGAGATAATGGTAGAACTTACGAAGAAATGTGGAAATACAATGCAGTCAATAAAAGTGATATAGATATTGTATATATTGTTTCATGGAATGATTATACGGAAAGGCATCAAATAGAGCCTACAATTATAGATGGATATAGAGAATTGTTGACTACTGAAAAATATGCTGCAGATTTTAAGGGTATTAATCAGAACACCGACGGCATGGGTTTACCTTTTAAACTTTTTGACCTTAGAAAAAAAGTAGATCTTTTGAACAAAGTTGGGTTAGAAACAATTTGTTATGAATCTATTTTAGATGAAATAGGAATAATGGTCTCAAAAGGAAGCTATGTAGAGGCAAAGCTTGAGATTGAGGGGATAATATCACTATTAGATAATGTCTTGCAACAAATAACAATAGATTATCTGGAAGTGAACTTACCAAATGAAAATATCATCAGTTATTCTGATGAAGGGGGACTCTATCTGAAATTTAAAGAAGGTATAGCTAAGAGATTAAGAGATAATTACTATAGGGGCTATATTTCTTTTGAGTATTTTGATAATGACAATGATAGTTTCTTAATAAAAGGCACAACCAATAAAGAAAAAAGTGATAATTATTCAATAATAGCTGATATCAAAAAGAATGGAACAAATATGTGGGAAAAGGGTAAAGTGCAGATTTTTAAAGAAAATATTATATTCAATCATAGGTTGAACGGGGATTACGATATTTTATTTGATAATAATGTTAAAGTTAAAAATATTACGTTCCATTTTTCTATTTATGGAAATAGTAGATTTTAG
- a CDS encoding amidohydrolase — translation MDIILYNGKVVTMDDDKLNATGVCIKGNKIYEVGNDTQVLEHKKESTILIDLKGRSLLPGFNDSHMHLINFAYTNSMVKLSKLTSVDAIISKAKEYIGYGYFCNGWIMGRGWNQNNFHIPKMLDRFDLDRISVDKPVCFIRACGHVLVTNSYALKLLGITSDTPQIEGGHFDLDDNNDPTGVFRENAMNMVYNKMPSPTKEEIKDMIFNACEIALSEGITSIQTDDLDNFPDNDYEKIIQAYKELRNEEKLPVRIYEQCLLGDVNILEEFLEKGYKTGIGDDFFKIGPLKILADGSLGARTAYLSEPYEDDKTTCGIGKLTQCQLDALIDKAHKNDMQIAIHCIGDQIMNMAFSSIKKALNNYPRKDHRHGIVHSQITTKQLLDDFRDSEVIAYIQPIFLDGDINIVEKRIGKDRAKYSYNFKKLINMGIHTPYGSDCPVEPFNVLHGIYCAVTRKTLEGFPKDGWLPEQKVTLQEALSAFTREGAYASFDENLKGIIKEGMLADLVVLDKDILIIDHDNIKDIKVDLTIVNGNIGYERD, via the coding sequence ATGGATATAATCTTATATAATGGTAAAGTAGTGACAATGGATGATGACAAACTTAATGCTACAGGGGTATGCATAAAAGGTAATAAAATATATGAAGTAGGAAATGATACACAGGTATTAGAACATAAAAAAGAAAGTACCATATTGATAGATCTAAAAGGAAGATCTCTTTTACCAGGTTTTAATGATAGTCATATGCACCTTATCAATTTTGCTTATACAAATAGTATGGTCAAATTATCTAAACTGACTTCTGTAGATGCCATAATAAGTAAAGCGAAAGAGTATATTGGTTATGGATATTTTTGTAATGGATGGATTATGGGGAGAGGTTGGAATCAAAATAATTTCCATATTCCCAAAATGCTTGATAGATTTGATCTTGATAGAATAAGTGTGGATAAACCTGTTTGTTTTATCAGGGCATGTGGACATGTTTTAGTAACTAATTCATATGCTTTGAAATTGTTAGGTATAACAAGTGATACTCCACAGATTGAAGGAGGACATTTTGATCTAGACGACAATAATGATCCAACGGGTGTTTTCAGAGAAAATGCAATGAACATGGTCTATAATAAGATGCCTTCACCGACAAAAGAAGAGATAAAAGATATGATTTTCAATGCTTGTGAAATAGCATTGAGTGAAGGAATTACATCAATCCAAACTGATGATTTAGATAACTTTCCAGACAATGATTATGAAAAGATCATACAGGCCTACAAAGAATTAAGAAATGAAGAAAAACTACCTGTAAGAATCTATGAACAGTGCCTTCTAGGGGACGTAAACATTTTAGAAGAATTTCTTGAAAAGGGATATAAAACAGGCATTGGTGATGATTTCTTCAAAATAGGACCGTTAAAAATACTGGCAGATGGTTCTCTAGGGGCTAGAACTGCTTACTTATCTGAACCATATGAAGATGATAAAACAACTTGTGGTATTGGTAAATTAACTCAATGTCAATTAGACGCATTAATTGATAAGGCTCATAAAAATGATATGCAAATTGCCATACACTGTATTGGTGACCAAATCATGAACATGGCTTTTAGCAGTATTAAGAAAGCTCTCAATAATTATCCAAGAAAAGACCATAGACATGGTATTGTACATAGCCAGATTACTACGAAACAATTACTTGATGATTTTAGAGATTCAGAAGTCATTGCATACATACAACCTATATTCTTAGATGGAGACATAAACATAGTAGAAAAAAGAATAGGTAAAGATAGAGCAAAATATAGTTATAATTTCAAGAAATTGATTAATATGGGCATTCATACTCCTTATGGTTCAGATTGTCCAGTAGAACCTTTTAATGTATTGCATGGAATATATTGTGCGGTTACAAGAAAAACTCTGGAAGGTTTTCCAAAAGACGGATGGCTACCAGAACAGAAAGTGACTCTTCAAGAAGCTTTAAGTGCTTTTACTAGAGAAGGGGCATATGCTTCTTTTGATGAGAATTTAAAGGGTATCATTAAAGAAGGAATGTTAGCTGATTTAGTAGTTCTTGATAAGGATATATTAATTATAGATCATGATAATATAAAAGATATAAAAGTTGATTTAACAATAGTCAATGGAAATATTGGCTATGAAAGAGATTAA
- the uidA gene encoding beta-glucuronidase — MLYPVESYSREVKDLSGIWNFKLDKNNKGREEKWYFEDLQETILMPVPSSYNDITQNKEIKDHIGDVWYERKVIIPKSWHNQRIILRVGSATHYGIVWVNGKKVAEHKGGYLPFEAEINEYIEYGRENRITICVNNVLDWTTLPPGEVVEMKENHRYPNGHKVQKYFHDFYNYAGLHRPIKIYTTPKIFIKEVDIDTDIENNDGIIDYDIVCNDELVHIKVSIFDKDNKLVGMNLGLQGNVKIPDAILWKPGHGYLYKMVIHIILNNEIVDEYCLNVGIRTVCIRDGKFLINNEPMYFRGFGKHEDMDIKGKGLDNSIIIKDFNLMNWIGANSFRTSHYPYAEEVLQVADKLGIMVIDESPAVGMTFFNEDRKVFVDERINDVTLEHHLNVMDELINRDKNHPSVVMWSVANEPSSWEDGAVPYFTKVAARTRELDDSRPMTMVNYAFPYGEKACKVAGLFDVICLNKYYSWYEDCGQLDLIEYQLENELQAWHDKFDLPIIMTEYGADTIQGLHSDPPEMFTEEYQCEMLKSFHRVFDRLDYVIGEQIWNFADFATKQGTTRIMGNRKGIFTRQRQPKVAAHMMKKRWHTF; from the coding sequence ATGCTTTATCCAGTAGAAAGTTATTCAAGAGAAGTTAAAGATCTATCAGGTATCTGGAATTTTAAGTTAGACAAAAATAATAAAGGAAGAGAAGAAAAGTGGTATTTTGAAGATTTGCAAGAGACTATTTTAATGCCAGTACCATCTAGTTATAATGATATTACACAGAACAAGGAAATTAAAGACCATATTGGTGATGTTTGGTATGAAAGAAAAGTTATCATACCTAAATCATGGCACAATCAGAGGATTATACTAAGAGTGGGAAGTGCTACTCATTATGGTATTGTATGGGTTAATGGTAAAAAAGTTGCAGAGCATAAAGGTGGTTATTTACCATTCGAGGCGGAAATAAATGAATATATCGAGTATGGAAGAGAGAATCGAATTACCATTTGTGTCAATAACGTATTGGACTGGACTACCCTTCCTCCAGGAGAAGTTGTTGAGATGAAAGAGAATCATAGATATCCTAATGGACATAAAGTTCAGAAATATTTTCATGATTTTTATAATTATGCAGGTTTACATAGACCAATCAAGATATATACAACGCCTAAAATATTCATTAAAGAAGTAGACATAGATACAGATATAGAAAATAATGATGGAATTATAGATTATGATATTGTATGTAATGATGAACTAGTACACATAAAAGTATCTATATTTGATAAAGACAATAAACTAGTAGGAATGAATTTAGGGTTACAAGGCAATGTTAAAATTCCTGATGCTATTTTATGGAAACCTGGACATGGATATCTATATAAGATGGTCATACATATTATTCTTAATAATGAAATAGTAGATGAATATTGCCTTAATGTGGGTATTAGAACAGTATGTATTAGAGATGGGAAATTCCTTATAAATAATGAGCCTATGTATTTTAGAGGTTTCGGTAAACATGAAGATATGGATATTAAAGGTAAAGGGTTAGATAATTCCATTATCATAAAAGATTTCAATCTTATGAATTGGATAGGTGCTAATTCATTTAGAACTTCACATTATCCATATGCCGAAGAAGTATTACAAGTAGCAGATAAGTTAGGTATTATGGTTATTGACGAATCTCCTGCAGTAGGAATGACTTTTTTCAATGAAGACAGAAAAGTCTTTGTGGATGAAAGAATCAATGATGTCACACTAGAGCATCATTTGAATGTTATGGACGAATTGATCAACAGAGATAAAAATCATCCTTCAGTTGTTATGTGGAGTGTGGCTAATGAACCTTCTTCATGGGAAGATGGAGCTGTGCCATATTTCACTAAAGTAGCCGCAAGAACAAGAGAGTTAGATGATTCTAGACCAATGACAATGGTTAACTATGCATTCCCTTATGGTGAAAAGGCGTGCAAAGTAGCAGGATTATTTGATGTGATTTGTTTGAATAAGTATTATTCTTGGTACGAAGACTGTGGGCAGTTGGATTTAATAGAATATCAACTGGAAAATGAATTACAAGCTTGGCACGACAAGTTTGATTTGCCTATCATCATGACTGAGTATGGAGCCGATACTATTCAGGGTCTACATTCAGATCCTCCTGAAATGTTTACTGAAGAGTATCAATGTGAGATGTTGAAATCTTTTCATAGAGTCTTTGATAGATTAGATTATGTTATTGGGGAGCAAATATGGAATTTTGCTGATTTTGCTACGAAACAAGGAACTACAAGAATAATGGGAAATAGAAAAGGTATTTTCACAAGGCAAAGACAACCAAAAGTAGCAGCACATATGATGAAAAAACGCTGGCATACCTTTTAA